One window of the Eucalyptus grandis isolate ANBG69807.140 chromosome 8, ASM1654582v1, whole genome shotgun sequence genome contains the following:
- the LOC104431857 gene encoding uncharacterized protein LOC104431857 — MDLSLNSKKRKGGSGSGKSLENAFNMTQRERLDCEIARMFYSAGLPFNLARNPYFQSAFTYAANHNIAGYVPPKYNLLRTTLLQKEKANIDRLCAPIKIMWNEKGVSIVSDGWSDSQRRPLINFMTVSDGEPMFIKSVDCSGETKDMHFIFNLLKGVINEIGHENVVQVITDNASNCKGAGQLIEQEFPSIMWTPCVVHTLNLALKNICAVKNMESNQIVYEECSWISDIVKEVMQIKHFIMNHSMRLAIYHEFVSLKLLSVADTRFASMIVMLRRFKLIKSGLQSMVICDKWSIYRDVNQEKAKFVKEKVLDDFWWDLIDYILSFTAPIYDMLRTCDTDKPCLHLVYDMWGSMIEKVKKAIYAHEVKRLDEKSTFYEVLHDSRGSIAVLEVVVRDCFLSGIELILSTEIVKADLAAKTLLSAAGEIFKYHILIIATGSSELMPNTSPT; from the exons ATGGATTTATCATTGAactccaaaaaaaggaaaggtggaAGTGGTAGTGGAAAATCActtgaaaatgcatttaataTGACTCAACGGGAACGTCTGGATTGTGAGATTGCTAGGATGTTTTATTCGGCGGGCTTGCCGTTTAATCTAGCAAGGAATCCTTATTTTCAATCCGCTTTCACTTATGCTGCTAATCATAATATTGCGGGTTATGTACCACCAAAATATAATTTGTTGAGGACCACTTTGTTGCAAAAAGAGAAGGCAAATATTGATAGGTTGTGTGCACCTATCAAAATCATGTGGAATGAGAAGGGTGTAAGTATTGTGAGTGATGGATGGAGCGACTCACAAAGAAGACCGCTTATTAATTTCATGACGGTATCGGATGGAGAACCGATGTTTATAAAATCAGTTGATTGCTCGGGAGAAACAAAAgatatgcattttatttttaacttgcTGAAAGGAGTTATCAATGAAATTGGGCATGAGAATGTGGTCCAAGTAATTACGGATAATGCTTCAAATTGTAAGGGTGCGGGACAACTCATTGAGCAAGAATTTCCATCCATTATGTGGACGCCTTGTGTGGTGCACACTCTTAATCTAGCTTTGAAGAATATTTGTGCTGTGAAAAATATGGAGAGCAATCAAATAGTTTATGAGGAATGTAGTTGGATTTCAGATATTGTTAAGGAAGTTATGCAAATCAAGCATTTCATCATGAATCATTCTATGAGATTAGCAATATACCATGAGTTTGTTAGCTTGAAGTTGCTTTCTGTAGCGGATACACGTTTTGCTTCGATGATTGTGATGCTTAGAAGATTCAAGTTGATAAAAAGTGGTCTTCAAAGTATGGTgatttgtgacaaatggagtATCTATCGAGATGTTAATCAAGAGAAAGCTAAGTTTGTCAAGGAGAAGGTGTTGGATGATTTTTGgtgggatttgattgattatatacTTTCCTTCACGGCTCCTATTTATGATATGCTTAGAACTTGTGACACTGATAAGCCTTGTCTTCACTTAGTTTATGATATGTGGGGTTCAATGATTGAAAAAGTGAAGAAAGCTATATATGCACATGAAGTGAAAAGGCTAGATGAGAAGTCCACATTTTATGAG GTTTTGCACGACTCCCGGGGTTCCATTGCTGTGTTGGAGGTGGTGGTGAGAGACTGCTTCCTGAGTG GAATAGAATTGATTCTTAGCACAGAGATCGTGAAAGCAGATCTTGCTGCTAAGACTCTTCTAAGCGCAGCTGGAGAGATCTTCAAGTATCATATTTTGATCATTGCGACTGGTTCATCA GAGCTGATGCCAAATACATCTCCTACTTGA